In Candidatus Poribacteria bacterium, the following are encoded in one genomic region:
- the dacB gene encoding D-alanyl-D-alanine carboxypeptidase/D-alanyl-D-alanine-endopeptidase produces the protein MKTFAIFLFCGALLFSGCGILTTKPIQTEPPIPSVDPIERLQTDIDAVLQEELFTNASIGIKVVTVETGEVIYEKNSHKLHHPASTTKLFTAATALAKLGSDYQCETTLYADAIVRGEVLGNIYLKGRADPVLQPQDIAKLGDALLQAGVKSIQGNIVVDETYLDAIWEGPGWMWDDRPLWINALSIREVEPDASKMSRALACGHLLKTTLMEKGVNVIGNVVSGTVSSEAHTVAKHLSPPLADILKLMNKPSDNWTAELVFKTIGAEVMGEPGTWKKGRDVVAGFLAEIMDEPPMHRFVDGSGLSRYNLLNAELLTKLLVYMYHNFEVMPEFLASLPIAGVDGTLKNRMQGMSAEKVLRAKTGTLSGVSALAGYTVTADDEVFAFGILISHYVGPARLARSIQDKIGNYLTGFNRHPVSNVSSKPSQDE, from the coding sequence ATGAAGACCTTTGCTATCTTTCTATTTTGCGGTGCGTTGTTGTTCTCAGGCTGTGGAATCCTCACTACCAAGCCGATTCAAACTGAACCACCGATACCCTCTGTAGACCCGATTGAAAGACTACAGACCGATATTGATGCCGTTTTGCAAGAAGAGTTGTTCACGAATGCAAGTATCGGTATCAAAGTGGTTACTGTTGAAACAGGGGAGGTGATTTACGAAAAAAATTCCCATAAGTTACACCATCCCGCCTCTACAACAAAACTCTTCACAGCAGCGACTGCCTTAGCGAAATTGGGGTCGGACTATCAATGTGAGACCACACTCTATGCTGATGCCATTGTGAGGGGTGAAGTCTTAGGGAATATCTATCTAAAAGGTAGAGCTGATCCGGTGCTCCAACCCCAAGACATTGCCAAATTAGGTGATGCCTTGCTGCAAGCGGGTGTGAAGTCAATACAGGGGAACATCGTTGTCGATGAAACATATCTTGATGCCATTTGGGAGGGTCCAGGGTGGATGTGGGACGATAGACCGCTGTGGATCAACGCGTTGAGTATCCGAGAAGTCGAACCTGATGCAAGCAAAATGAGTAGGGCACTCGCCTGCGGACACCTCTTGAAAACGACGTTGATGGAAAAAGGCGTTAACGTCATAGGTAATGTAGTGTCAGGAACAGTCTCGTCAGAGGCACACACTGTTGCCAAGCACCTATCACCGCCACTTGCTGACATCCTCAAGTTAATGAACAAACCGAGTGACAATTGGACTGCCGAACTGGTTTTCAAAACAATTGGTGCTGAGGTAATGGGTGAACCGGGGACGTGGAAAAAGGGTAGAGACGTTGTTGCTGGGTTTTTAGCAGAAATCATGGACGAACCGCCGATGCATCGGTTCGTTGACGGATCTGGACTTTCTCGTTACAACCTCCTCAACGCCGAATTACTCACGAAGTTGCTCGTCTATATGTATCACAATTTTGAGGTGATGCCGGAGTTTTTGGCATCGCTTCCGATTGCGGGTGTCGATGGCACCCTGAAAAATAGGATGCAAGGTATGTCTGCTGAGAAGGTATTGCGTGCGAAAACGGGGACGTTGAGTGGTGTTTCTGCACTCGCTGGCTATACTGTGACAGCAGACGATGAGGTGTTTGCGTTCGGGATCCTCATCAGTCATTATGTTGGTCCAGCAAGATTGGCGCGAAGTATCCAAGATAAGATTGGGAATTATTTGACAGGGTTTAATCGCCATCCGGTGAGTAACGTTAGCAGTAAACCCTCCCAAGACGAATAG
- a CDS encoding transposase gives MLCFWNTSSGTAGTADGEITPKRWKPYRYFLVFTTDLTLEIPKIIEYYQHRWQIETAFRDVKQHFGFSGYQVKSRKSINRFVQLSFTAASLTKLIFTLPPPTEKPITVKTVCEFLGIHWYHPKKLTQGLRVAYLQAQIRACGFSTSSPENTNSQNINTCVQKDRTLPFDKAA, from the coding sequence CTGCTATGTTTTTGGAATACCAGCAGCGGAACCGCTGGCACGGCCGATGGTGAAATTACACCGAAACGTTGGAAACCCTATCGGTATTTCCTCGTCTTTACAACAGACCTGACGCTCGAGATACCAAAGATCATTGAATACTATCAACACAGGTGGCAGATCGAGACCGCCTTTCGAGACGTCAAGCAACACTTCGGGTTCAGCGGGTATCAGGTGAAATCTCGAAAAAGCATCAATCGCTTCGTGCAACTGAGTTTCACTGCAGCGAGTCTCACGAAACTCATCTTCACACTGCCACCCCCGACGGAAAAACCGATAACCGTCAAGACCGTCTGTGAGTTCCTCGGTATTCATTGGTATCACCCCAAGAAACTCACACAAGGGCTTCGAGTCGCTTATCTACAGGCACAGATCCGGGCGTGCGGATTTTCTACGAGTTCCCCTGAAAATACAAACTCGCAGAATATTAACACCTGTGTTCAAAAAGATAGGACGCTGCCTTTTGACAAGGCAGCTTGA
- a CDS encoding type II toxin-antitoxin system HigB family toxin: protein MRIVRENELAKFAERHPNTRASLNHWAQLMREGSFESIINLRETFGRVSPVKVRPRRFNRKSVTLTVFNISGNDARLIAVVQYTKQVVIIDQVLTHNEYDTGNWRK, encoded by the coding sequence ATGCGAATTGTTAGAGAAAATGAGTTAGCGAAATTTGCAGAGCGACATCCAAATACTCGTGCCTCCCTCAACCATTGGGCACAATTGATGAGAGAAGGAAGTTTTGAGTCGATTATTAACTTGCGTGAAACGTTCGGACGCGTTTCACCAGTGAAGGTCCGTCCCCGAAGGTTTAATCGCAAATCGGTAACACTGACGGTTTTCAATATTAGTGGCAATGATGCCCGCCTCATTGCGGTTGTACAATACACGAAGCAGGTTGTGATTATCGATCAGGTGCTAACGCATAATGAGTATGATACAGGAAATTGGAGAAAGTAA
- a CDS encoding tetratricopeptide repeat protein, with the protein MLTEKPPIQNVSPTPTSLGLNVLFEKTDISVFLQKQTIAEFSSEHLQTLMWENAPEIPMPSSEPAQASVQQQIESGPYSESDYQWLVEILEGLTDVANRNANNSFTTLTETDYEQLDAVLKELIYVVGDDEKHPLAPLMDFIGILITKYEDEHFQKLTDLFPELTKNITSNDTKIEDRKEKSTTKVSDKSTNTLAAAAFFSIGNLFLEGDKREEAILAYHQSIRLKPNSAETYYHRGEAKYLLGKYESAAADFDEAIRINPTDPYAYLKLANVKCALSQYKAAIADFDKVIQLNSDEVCVYFAYLMRGCINRLLGQYKAAIADADEALRLNLDDPSVYLAYATRGGARNALKEYEDAIGDFNEALQYNADDVATYVMRGHARAALGQHKAAIADYDEVICRKSDDAYVYFRRGLSKLIKNMFETAIVDFDESIQLKVDDPCAYLMRGTAQFIRKQYDAAIADIDQAIRLKPDSALNHIGFAYTMRGGIKFMKGQYKIAMDDLDKAIQIKSDPSLNHIDLAYILRGNVKSIIGQYIEAIADYDEAIKIDSTLAQAYKNSADAKRELGEYKAAIADYDKAIQLNPAAVTYYNRGYVKGQLGKHKSAIQDYSEAIKINSNDAHAYHNRGIDKGKLGEYEAAIADFDKAIQLNPDDIYAYRNRGIAKILLSEYENAITDCTEAIHLSPDYAEAYDTRGKAKVLLDQTWEAKEDFQKALELAELTDNQDLKTEIEQSLKELNNAE; encoded by the coding sequence ATGTTGACTGAAAAACCTCCTATACAAAATGTATCGCCAACACCAACTTCTTTGGGACTTAACGTCCTATTTGAGAAAACAGACATTAGTGTGTTCCTCCAAAAGCAAACAATTGCTGAATTCAGTTCTGAACATCTACAAACACTAATGTGGGAGAACGCCCCTGAAATTCCGATGCCATCTTCCGAACCGGCGCAAGCATCAGTACAGCAACAGATTGAATCCGGTCCATACTCGGAGAGCGACTACCAATGGCTTGTGGAGATCCTTGAGGGGTTAACCGATGTAGCGAATCGGAATGCCAATAACAGTTTCACTACACTAACCGAAACTGACTACGAGCAACTTGATGCAGTGCTAAAAGAGTTAATCTATGTCGTTGGTGACGATGAAAAGCATCCCTTGGCACCATTAATGGATTTTATCGGTATCCTTATCACGAAATATGAGGACGAACACTTTCAAAAATTAACAGATCTGTTTCCTGAACTCACAAAAAATATAACATCAAATGACACAAAAATTGAGGATCGAAAAGAAAAATCCACGACCAAGGTCTCAGACAAATCCACAAATACTCTTGCCGCAGCGGCTTTTTTTTCTATCGGTAACCTTTTTTTGGAAGGAGATAAGAGAGAAGAAGCAATTCTCGCCTACCATCAGTCAATTCGGCTAAAACCTAATTCTGCCGAAACCTACTACCATCGTGGCGAGGCAAAATACTTGCTTGGGAAGTATGAATCTGCAGCTGCTGACTTCGATGAAGCCATTCGGATTAACCCAACTGATCCTTATGCCTATCTTAAGCTCGCCAATGTAAAGTGCGCGCTGAGTCAATATAAGGCTGCTATTGCTGATTTTGACAAAGTTATCCAATTGAATTCAGATGAAGTTTGTGTTTACTTTGCTTATCTGATGCGTGGTTGTATAAATAGGTTACTGGGTCAATATAAGGCTGCTATTGCTGATGCTGATGAAGCCCTTCGATTAAATTTGGATGATCCTTCCGTCTATCTTGCTTACGCCACTCGCGGTGGGGCAAGGAATGCCCTCAAAGAATATGAAGATGCTATTGGTGATTTTAACGAAGCTCTCCAGTACAATGCAGATGATGTTGCAACTTATGTTATGCGTGGGCACGCGAGAGCTGCATTAGGTCAACATAAGGCTGCTATTGCTGACTATGACGAAGTAATATGCCGCAAGTCAGATGATGCCTATGTTTACTTTAGGCGAGGACTTAGTAAGTTAATCAAAAATATGTTTGAAACTGCCATTGTTGATTTTGATGAGAGCATTCAACTCAAGGTAGACGATCCCTGTGCCTACCTTATGCGAGGAACAGCACAGTTCATAAGGAAACAATACGACGCTGCTATTGCAGATATCGACCAAGCCATTCGACTAAAACCTGATTCTGCTCTAAACCATATAGGCTTTGCCTACACTATGCGAGGAGGTATAAAATTCATGAAAGGTCAATATAAGATTGCGATGGACGACCTTGATAAAGCTATTCAGATTAAATCCGATCCTTCTCTAAACCATATAGATCTTGCCTATATTCTTCGTGGAAATGTGAAAAGCATCATAGGGCAATACATAGAGGCTATTGCTGACTATGACGAGGCCATTAAGATTGACTCCACTTTGGCACAAGCCTACAAAAACAGTGCGGACGCAAAGCGTGAACTAGGGGAATATAAGGCTGCTATTGCTGACTATGACAAGGCTATCCAGTTAAATCCGGCTGCTGTTACCTATTATAATCGCGGATATGTGAAGGGGCAGTTAGGAAAACATAAGTCTGCAATCCAAGATTATAGCGAGGCTATTAAGATTAATTCAAATGATGCCCATGCTTACCATAACCGAGGTATTGATAAAGGTAAATTAGGGGAATATGAGGCTGCCATTGCTGATTTTGATAAGGCTATCCAGTTAAATCCAGATGACATCTATGCCTACCGCAACCGCGGGATTGCCAAAATTTTACTGAGCGAATATGAAAATGCCATCACTGACTGTACCGAAGCCATCCACCTAAGTCCGGATTATGCCGAGGCGTATGATACCCGAGGTAAAGCCAAAGTACTCTTGGACCAAACTTGGGAAGCAAAAGAGGATTTCCAGAAAGCCTTAGAATTGGCTGAATTAACTGATAACCAAGACCTCAAGACTGAAATTGAACAATCGCTTAAAGAACTTAACAACGCCGAGTAG
- a CDS encoding phytanoyl-CoA dioxygenase family protein, which translates to MNITDAQKQQFQEEGYFILENVIPEPLLELLRGECGTFIDQMDADMDRQDTDVLGINHRNKRYFVSNCFRKQPKLREFLFSDLMAEVCRATLGDTAYLFWEQYVVKGAEAGMKFSWHQDSGYVGYPDHKPYLTCWCALDDMSEENGTVYVMPFSRIGIRSWVKHVREEGSNDMVGYFGPEKGVPAIVPAGSIVAFTSINFHCSGTNYTSGLRRAYLAQYSAEPLLAHDGSRLWGNAEPLLRDGKSVVGDPPPDITSRFD; encoded by the coding sequence ATGAACATAACCGATGCACAGAAACAGCAATTCCAAGAGGAAGGCTATTTCATTTTAGAGAATGTTATCCCAGAACCGCTTCTGGAGCTGCTCCGCGGTGAATGCGGAACCTTTATCGATCAGATGGATGCCGACATGGACCGACAGGACACGGATGTCCTCGGTATCAATCATCGCAATAAACGCTATTTCGTCTCAAACTGCTTCAGGAAACAGCCAAAACTTCGCGAATTCCTATTCAGCGATCTAATGGCGGAAGTCTGTCGTGCTACCTTAGGCGATACGGCTTACCTTTTCTGGGAACAGTATGTCGTCAAAGGTGCAGAAGCGGGAATGAAGTTCAGCTGGCATCAGGATTCAGGCTACGTCGGTTATCCCGACCACAAGCCATATCTGACCTGTTGGTGTGCACTTGATGATATGTCCGAAGAGAACGGCACCGTCTATGTGATGCCGTTTTCGCGTATTGGCATCCGCTCATGGGTGAAGCATGTCCGTGAAGAGGGCAGCAACGATATGGTCGGATATTTCGGACCGGAAAAGGGTGTCCCTGCGATTGTGCCTGCCGGGAGCATTGTCGCCTTCACGAGCATCAATTTCCACTGCAGCGGCACGAACTACACGAGCGGTCTACGACGCGCCTATCTCGCTCAGTATTCCGCAGAACCGCTCCTTGCACACGACGGAAGTCGTTTATGGGGCAACGCTGAGCCGTTGCTACGCGATGGCAAATCTGTCGTCGGAGACCCACCCCCCGATATTACCTCGCGGTTTGATTAA
- a CDS encoding sulfite oxidase: MRRIGGTMERRDFLRQSGLTLTGLLLSPWAVYAFPSREGEVLIPFTDQPPEPPSKRGLLDWDKLDSFITPNDEFFNVSHYGKPEVHLATWKLEISGLVEKPLMLTIEDIKARLRQEVTFTLECSGNHGFPTFTGGIGNAKWVGTPLAPILKEAGIKENGIEVIFFGHDVGEEERRDVKMRQNFARSMSVEDALQDTNLLCYEMNGEPLPHPNGAPLRLIAPGWYGIACVKWLKRIEVRDTRFMGRFMGRDYVTIREEKRSDGESVWMETSVGRTKLKSLAAKVTRVGDKYRIYGAAWGAPIQTVEVSIDGGTWQKATIDPEEDAEFAWKIWHLGWNSPSKGEHTVVSRAVDTMGNIQPAGDSDYITGKHTYWESNGQVVRQVNIE; this comes from the coding sequence ATGAGAAGAATAGGAGGCACCATGGAGCGTAGAGATTTTTTGCGGCAGAGCGGTTTAACGCTTACCGGGTTGTTGCTCAGCCCGTGGGCGGTCTATGCCTTCCCGAGCCGTGAGGGTGAAGTGCTTATCCCATTCACGGATCAACCACCGGAACCGCCTTCAAAACGCGGTTTGCTGGATTGGGACAAACTCGATTCCTTTATCACACCAAACGATGAATTCTTCAACGTTTCGCATTACGGCAAGCCGGAAGTACACCTCGCGACGTGGAAACTGGAAATAAGTGGTTTAGTCGAGAAACCGTTGATGCTCACGATTGAGGACATCAAGGCGCGCCTCCGGCAGGAGGTGACCTTTACGCTGGAATGTTCTGGTAACCATGGATTTCCAACGTTCACGGGTGGAATAGGCAACGCAAAATGGGTGGGGACACCCCTCGCACCGATCCTCAAAGAGGCTGGCATTAAGGAAAACGGCATTGAGGTTATCTTCTTCGGACATGATGTCGGAGAGGAGGAACGGCGCGACGTAAAAATGCGTCAAAATTTTGCCCGAAGCATGTCCGTTGAAGACGCACTACAAGACACCAACCTCCTCTGTTATGAAATGAACGGTGAGCCATTACCTCATCCGAACGGTGCCCCGCTACGCTTGATCGCTCCCGGTTGGTACGGCATCGCATGCGTTAAATGGCTCAAACGCATTGAAGTGCGCGACACCCGATTTATGGGGAGATTCATGGGACGCGACTATGTCACGATCCGCGAAGAGAAACGTTCCGATGGTGAATCCGTCTGGATGGAGACTTCGGTTGGTAGAACGAAGTTGAAGTCGTTAGCAGCGAAGGTAACCCGTGTTGGCGATAAATACCGTATCTACGGTGCAGCGTGGGGTGCCCCCATCCAAACGGTTGAAGTGAGCATTGACGGTGGCACATGGCAAAAGGCGACGATAGATCCCGAAGAGGACGCGGAATTCGCATGGAAAATCTGGCATCTCGGCTGGAACAGCCCCTCAAAAGGCGAGCATACCGTCGTTTCAAGAGCCGTTGATACCATGGGAAACATCCAACCCGCAGGTGATTCCGACTACATCACTGGAAAGCACACCTACTGGGAGAGCAACGGGCAAGTCGTCCGCCAAGTCAATATCGAATAG
- a CDS encoding superoxide dismutase, which translates to MNRRNFLIHGSTALAGLFVASSPLRVCADQHDHQGSQKLPPLPYAYDALEPHIDKRTMEIHHGKHHQGYVNKLNAAIARSHDLQHMTLEDMLRNIEKVPKHLRQAVINSGGGHANHTLFWNIMTPNSSEPTGKVLEAIQSTFSSFDAGSEMFDKLAKTHFGSGWVWLVVDENKKLQIYATSNQDSPLMKGHTPILGLDVWEHAYYLKYQNRRADYIDAWGKVINWEQVNANYLAAMKA; encoded by the coding sequence ATGAATCGTAGAAATTTTTTAATTCACGGAAGTACCGCGTTAGCAGGACTATTCGTCGCGAGCAGCCCGCTGCGTGTCTGTGCTGACCAGCATGACCACCAGGGAAGTCAGAAATTACCACCCTTACCTTATGCCTATGATGCGCTTGAACCTCATATTGACAAACGCACAATGGAAATCCATCACGGAAAACACCACCAAGGCTACGTCAATAAACTCAACGCCGCAATTGCACGCAGTCATGACCTACAGCACATGACCCTTGAGGACATGCTCCGAAATATCGAAAAGGTGCCGAAGCATCTTCGACAAGCCGTTATCAACAGCGGCGGTGGGCATGCGAACCATACACTTTTCTGGAACATTATGACACCGAATAGCAGCGAACCGACAGGCAAAGTTCTGGAAGCCATTCAATCCACCTTTAGTTCATTCGATGCTGGCAGCGAAATGTTCGATAAATTAGCGAAAACGCACTTCGGATCAGGATGGGTATGGCTCGTTGTTGATGAAAACAAGAAGTTGCAAATCTATGCAACATCGAATCAGGATAGCCCTTTGATGAAGGGACACACCCCTATCCTCGGTCTTGATGTCTGGGAACACGCTTATTATCTTAAATATCAGAACCGACGCGCCGATTACATTGACGCGTGGGGCAAGGTTATCAATTGGGAACAGGTTAACGCTAACTATCTCGCAGCAATGAAAGCTTAA
- a CDS encoding patatin-like phospholipase family protein yields the protein MDNTDTFHILALDGGGTRGIYTAQLLATIEQALGTPISTCFDLIAGTSTGAIIAGAAVSDIPMTEIVELFETETPYIFRRRWYRIPLFLSKYPDQKLAEIIAKHLPATPFGEIATPLMITSSEIAKSEVHIFRSSYAKNLDASELKNKDVNLRDAILASCAAPTFFAPKSVNNFLLADGGLWANNPSTVAFTEALSVFGKEAQQVQMLSVGTGHSVNMYRNRRGWGFITGWGGAKLTSYVMTLQSQASARTAKLLLKENYLRINPEIDFWELDTLTQLDNLKSLADRDFERYAAEIKTFLRI from the coding sequence ATGGACAACACGGACACTTTTCATATTCTCGCGTTAGATGGCGGTGGCACTCGCGGCATTTATACCGCCCAACTCCTTGCCACGATTGAACAGGCTCTTGGGACACCCATCAGCACCTGCTTCGACCTTATCGCTGGGACAAGCACAGGAGCAATCATTGCGGGTGCTGCTGTTTCCGACATTCCAATGACGGAGATTGTCGAACTTTTTGAGACGGAAACACCCTATATCTTCAGAAGAAGATGGTATCGCATCCCGTTGTTCCTCAGCAAATATCCCGACCAAAAACTCGCGGAAATTATTGCCAAGCATCTCCCCGCAACGCCGTTCGGCGAAATAGCAACTCCGTTGATGATAACAAGTTCCGAGATCGCCAAAAGTGAGGTACACATCTTTAGATCGAGCTATGCGAAAAACCTTGATGCGTCTGAATTGAAAAATAAAGACGTGAACCTGAGAGATGCGATCCTCGCCTCCTGTGCTGCGCCTACATTTTTTGCTCCAAAATCCGTTAACAATTTCCTGTTAGCAGATGGCGGACTCTGGGCAAACAATCCATCCACAGTCGCCTTCACGGAAGCACTCTCGGTATTTGGGAAGGAGGCACAACAGGTTCAGATGCTATCCGTTGGCACAGGGCATTCGGTAAATATGTATCGCAACAGACGCGGATGGGGATTTATCACTGGATGGGGTGGTGCGAAGTTGACGTCCTATGTGATGACGCTGCAATCTCAGGCATCCGCGAGGACTGCCAAATTGTTGTTGAAGGAGAATTACCTGCGAATCAATCCAGAAATTGATTTCTGGGAGTTGGATACCCTTACACAGTTGGATAACTTGAAATCTCTTGCTGATCGCGATTTTGAGAGGTATGCCGCAGAGATTAAGACGTTTCTCCGCATTTAG
- a CDS encoding mandelate racemase/muconate lactonizing enzyme domain-containing protein — MESLGKIVKVDVVDLRVPTSDTLLGSDPFHKKPNYSAVLTTLETSSGHQGVSVAFTAGAGNDWIAYGVKDLAQLVVGMEMETFVDDPGAFHKLLVDHHQLRWLADGVNRMAIGSIVNAMWDVWAKLVDKPLWKLLVDLPPEKIVQSIDWRYLRDALTPDEAEAILNIHWNSRETREQTLRQYGPKAYSTAGWLGLTDEQIIETVDQVKAAGLDCFKMKVGQDLDFDKKRLAFIREAIGPEARLMLDANQIWGVDEAIAYMEALAQFKPTWIEEPTARDDVLGFVKIARALEKYGIGVATGEQVPSPVIFKQLITNDAIQYCQIDATRLGGVNDVLGVILMAAKYDVPVCPHGGGIGLCNMIQHYAIWDQICVAAHSEIQVVEYLNFLQEDVFLHPIQVRNGAYVTPTVPGWGLEMYPEFVEGHTYPTGSVWHGREASGGITFLA; from the coding sequence ATGGAGAGTTTAGGAAAAATCGTAAAAGTTGACGTTGTTGATCTACGCGTCCCCACATCGGATACACTCCTCGGTTCCGATCCCTTTCATAAAAAACCGAATTATTCAGCAGTCCTAACGACACTGGAAACAAGCTCAGGACACCAAGGGGTATCCGTGGCGTTCACCGCTGGAGCCGGAAATGACTGGATCGCTTACGGGGTTAAAGACCTTGCGCAACTCGTTGTCGGGATGGAGATGGAGACTTTCGTTGACGATCCCGGCGCGTTCCACAAACTCCTCGTCGACCATCACCAATTACGCTGGCTTGCCGATGGCGTTAACCGGATGGCGATCGGAAGCATCGTCAACGCCATGTGGGATGTTTGGGCAAAACTCGTTGATAAACCGCTCTGGAAACTCCTCGTCGATTTACCACCGGAAAAGATTGTGCAGTCTATTGATTGGCGATACCTCCGCGATGCCCTAACACCCGATGAAGCAGAGGCAATTCTCAACATACACTGGAACAGTCGCGAAACCCGTGAGCAGACGCTCCGTCAATACGGACCGAAGGCTTATTCCACCGCAGGATGGCTCGGGCTCACGGATGAACAGATTATCGAAACGGTGGATCAGGTGAAAGCCGCAGGACTTGACTGCTTCAAAATGAAGGTTGGGCAGGATCTGGACTTCGACAAGAAACGACTCGCCTTCATTCGGGAAGCAATCGGTCCAGAGGCACGTTTGATGCTCGATGCGAATCAGATCTGGGGTGTCGATGAAGCCATCGCCTATATGGAAGCGTTAGCACAATTCAAACCGACATGGATTGAGGAGCCGACGGCGCGCGATGATGTCCTCGGCTTCGTGAAAATCGCACGCGCCTTAGAGAAATACGGCATTGGTGTCGCTACAGGGGAGCAGGTGCCGTCGCCAGTTATCTTTAAACAGTTAATCACGAACGACGCGATTCAGTACTGCCAGATTGACGCGACGCGGCTCGGAGGTGTCAATGATGTACTCGGTGTCATCTTAATGGCGGCAAAATACGATGTTCCCGTCTGCCCACACGGTGGAGGCATCGGGTTGTGTAACATGATTCAACATTACGCCATTTGGGATCAAATTTGCGTCGCAGCGCATTCGGAGATACAGGTCGTTGAATACCTCAACTTCCTACAAGAGGACGTTTTCCTGCACCCAATTCAGGTCCGCAATGGTGCTTATGTTACGCCGACAGTCCCGGGTTGGGGACTTGAGATGTACCCGGAGTTCGTCGAGGGGCATACCTATCCGACAGGTTCAGTCTGGCACGGGAGAGAGGCATCTGGCGGGATAACTTTTCTGGCGTAG
- a CDS encoding cob(I)yrinic acid a,c-diamide adenosyltransferase codes for MKIYTKFGDSGETALYGGTRLGKDEPRIEAIGTVDELNAYIGYAQTLVEDADLSELMARVQNHLFDVGADLATPATHPKASEFRIPSAFTTEMETAIDTLSAELPPLTNFILPGGCTAGATLHIARVVCRRSERCAVRLACEAEVNPEIIRSLNRLSDLLFVLARTVNFRANTSEPIWESQSNS; via the coding sequence ATGAAAATCTATACTAAATTTGGGGATTCTGGAGAGACCGCGCTTTATGGTGGAACGAGGTTAGGGAAAGATGAACCGCGCATTGAGGCGATTGGCACTGTTGATGAACTGAACGCCTATATCGGTTATGCACAGACGCTTGTTGAGGATGCTGATCTTTCTGAGCTCATGGCGCGGGTCCAGAATCACCTTTTTGATGTTGGTGCAGATTTAGCAACGCCAGCGACCCATCCAAAAGCCTCCGAATTTCGCATACCGTCAGCGTTCACCACAGAGATGGAGACCGCAATAGATACACTATCTGCGGAGCTTCCGCCGCTGACGAACTTCATTTTGCCCGGCGGCTGCACCGCTGGAGCCACTTTACATATCGCGCGCGTGGTGTGTCGGCGAAGTGAGCGGTGTGCCGTGCGTCTAGCATGCGAAGCAGAGGTCAACCCTGAGATAATCCGAAGTTTGAACAGGCTGTCGGACCTTCTATTTGTTCTCGCTCGAACAGTGAATTTCCGAGCGAACACTTCGGAACCGATTTGGGAGTCACAATCAAACTCTTAA